From the genome of Lotus japonicus ecotype B-129 chromosome 6, LjGifu_v1.2, one region includes:
- the LOC130722587 gene encoding wall-associated receptor kinase-like 1, which translates to MVLQLACFMIILIIIFSMSPSASAQQDYPNTVNPDCDSTCGDVTITYPFGMRNPTCYADKWFEIECRNTSQGSKPYIKSINLEVTSMDPGSSNVYIMNPVFQWNCNNKTKYSKPVVNLTGTPFVYSKELNKFTTIGCNKIAFLQSNGSKVSGCVSLCDEYDDREVNSNVAYGSDGCVGRFCCETSLPSYLVEYNVTLEELTSGGGGGGRCSQALIGTVDWNRVYPETGSEEYRSFRDLDVDYVRAVLSWVVFNSSAAMKTLPVGNNCTMAANSPYRGSGWVCDCYTGYYGNPYIGGGCIAIPGFFENNNRAKKWAIVGVSSGLGSIIFIVAMWFLYKVVRKRMIEKRRQKFFKKNGGLLLKQRMSSGEANVDKGILFSLKDLKKATDNFNMNRVLGKGGQGTVYKGMLVDGRIVAVKKFKVEGNIEEFINEFVILSQINNRNVVKLLGCCLETEIPLLVYEFIPNGNLFQYLHDQNEDLNMTWDMRLRIATEIAGALFYLHSVASQPIYHRDVKSTNILLDEKYRAKLADFGASRIISVEATHLTTVVQGTFGYLDPEYFHTSQFTEKSDVYSFGVVLAELLTCQKAVSFARPGESKNLASYFVQCMEDNSLFDIVDKRITKEGKREHVIAVANLVKRCLELNGRKRPTMKEVTLELEEIRKLERKSSNAEQNHEEVEVVGIENYQQPWTGYSTTSNSFPTLSSGTLSPKSGPMHIVALE; encoded by the exons ATGGTTCTGCAACTTGCATGTTTCATGATCATTCTGATCATCATTTTCTCCATGTCTCCATCAGCATCTGCACAACAAGATTATCCAAACACAGTGAATCCAGATTGTGATTCAACATGTGGAGATGTAACGATAACCTACCCATTCGGAATGAGAAATCCAACATGCTACGCAGACAAATGGTTCGAAATCGAGTGCAGAAATACCTCGCAAGGTTCAAAACCATACATAAAATCCATAAACCTGGAAGTAACATCAATGGATCCAGGTTCAAGCAACGTGTACATCATGAACCCTGTTTTCCAATGGAACTGcaacaacaaaaccaaataTTCAAAGCCAGTGGTGAATCTCACAGGAACCCCTTTCGTTTACTCAAAGGAGTTAAACAAGTTCACCACCATCGGTTGCAACAAGATTGCATTTCTGCAATCAAACGGGTCCAAAGTGAGTGGTTGCGTCTCACTCTGCGATGAATATGATGACAGAGAGGTTAACAGCAACGTAGCCTACGGCAGCGACGGTTGTGTTGGCAGATTCTGCTGCGAGACTTCGCTTCCGTCGTATCTGGTGGAGTATAACGTGACACTTGAAGAACTGacgagtggtggtggtggtggtggtcggtGTAGTCAAGCGTTGATTGGAACAGTGGATTGGAACAGAGTGTACCCTGAAACTGGTAGTGAAGAGTATCGGAGCTTTCGTGATCTGGATGTGGATTATGTTCGTGCGGTGCTTTCATGGGTGGTTTTTAACTCGTCGGCGGCGATGAAGACGCTGCCGGTTGGTAATAACTGCACTATGGCTGCAAATTCTCCATATAGAGGTTCTGGTTGGGTTTGTGATTGCTACACTGGTTACTATGGCAATCCATACATTGGTGGTGGCTGTATTG CTATACCGGGATTCTTCGAGAACAATAATCGAGCGAAGAAGTGGGCTATAGTAG GAGTTTCGTCAGGTCTTGGATCCATCATTTTCATAGTTGCTATGTGGTTCTTGTATAAAGTTGTGAGGAAGAGAATGATAGAGAAACGCAGACAAAAATTCTTCAAGAAAAATGGTGGTTTGTTGCTAAAGCAAAGAATGTCTTCAGGAGAAGCCAATGTTGACAAAGGAATACTCTTCAGCTTGAAGGACTTAAAGAAGGCCACTGACAACTTCAACATGAACAGAGTTCTTGGAAAGGGAGGCCAAGGTACTGTTTACAAAGGCATGTTAGTAGATGGTAGAATCGTTGCAGTGAAAAAGTTTAAGGTGGAAGGGAACATTGAAGAATTCATCAACGAGTTCGTCATTCTTTCACAAATCAACAACAGAAATGTGGTCAAGTTACTAGGATGTTGTTTGGAGACAGAAATTCCCCTGCTTGTTTATGAGTTCATTCCAAATGGCAATCTTTTCCAGTATTTGCATGACCAAAATGAGGACCTAAATATGACTTGGGACATGCGTTTGAGAATTGCCACTGAAATTGCAGGAGCTTTGTTTTACTTGCACTCAGTTGCATCTCAACCCATTTATCACAGAGATGTCAAATCAACAAATATATTGCTGGATGAAAAGTACAGGGCAAAATTAGCAGATTTTGGAGCCTCTAGGATAATTTCTGTTGAAGCTACTCACCTCACCACAGTAGTTCAAGGAACTTTTGGATACTTGGACCCTGAATATTTTCATACTAGTCAATTCACTGAAAAGAGTGATGTCTATAGCTTTGGAGTGGTTCTTGCTGAACTTTTAACCTGTCAGAAAGCAGTGTCCTTTGCAAGACCTGGGGAATCCAAGAACTTAGCTTCATATTTTGTTCAGTGCATGGAGGATAATAGTCTTTTTGACATTGTTGACAAAAGAATCACAAAGGAAGGGAAGAGAGAACATGTCATAGCAGTTGCTAATCTTGTGAAGAGATGCTTAGAGTTGAATGGGAGAAAACGACCAACTATGAAAGAAGTCACATTAGAATTGGAAGAGATCCGGAAATTGGAGAGGAAGTCTAGTAATGCAGAACAAAATCATGAAGAAGTTGAGGTTGTTGGAATTGAAAACTACCAACAACCTTGGACTGGATATTCTACAACATCAAATTCATTTCCAACTCTAAGCAGCGGAACACTCTCTCCAAAGTCTGGGCCTATGCATATTGTTGCATTAGAATAA